ATAtcatccccattccccatcctcaCACAGGATGGGGgattatcacagaaaaaagcagtTTGATGAGCCCTGTGAGTAATCATCGATAATTACCTGAAGATAGGCTTTCAATACAGCACAGGGGCCAAGGGGCTACTGTGGTCCTCAGTGTATAATGAGGAAAGTAACCAAAGAGAAAGATGTTATTTTACACTCTATGTTTTTAATTGGCGTGACTACTGCTGGAGTAATTGTTACCAGTTAAAATGccataactgaaaataaaataagtaattgcACAGGCTTCAGGTAAGAGCCATAAAAATTAAACCAGAGAATATACTTCATAATGAAAAACTTTGGAAACTCAACTCTTACAGCTTATCAACAAGGACATCTGCTGAACAAGTAAACCCTCAATCACAATCCATAACAGTTTTATTCCCTGTATAACTGCTTAAGTGTTTCATCCTAGCAGACACAAGAATACCAAAATTCAATGGCTGAATGAAGATAGAGAAAGTCAAAACAGAAATAAGGCTCATATTTTAACAGGAAGGATCATTAAGTTACTCcatgaaaagaaattttgaagtCAAGATTAGGTGCTGGACTTACAGGAATTAGTACAGGAAAGTCCACAGCTGTGTTAAGCAGCAAACGTAATCGTACAGTATAACTGTTGCTTCTAGTCATGCGTTTTATGGATCTGGCTGACATTGCTTAGCACTGACACTGTACTTACCCAGTAGCTCTCAGGTAGACTTCGAGTGTAATTACCTAGCTTTAGCTTAGGAAAGCTGCAATTAGATAACAAAGTCTAGTCACGTAAAAAGAGAGTATTTATACAATACTTTCCTGATCTCCTAGCTGCTTAAGAAATGCATGCTGGGACATCACCACTCTTCCCTACTTTTAAGTACGGTAGGCACCAAGAGCTACAtgaacacaaaaccagaaattatttcaCAAGAAGGCTGGAGGACTCCATCCAGAAAGTGCCTATGGGGTTGAACAACTTCTGTTCAGCTAAAAATAGAAGTCAgagtctttttctttccattttggcATCACAGGCTACAAAATTCAAGGGGCTAAAGGGGGTCAATGAATAAGAGAATAAGAGTGACTCATGTTTCTATTTTTGGCAGAGCTTAAGTAGGTGCTGTCTTTAAGCACACATTGGCTATTTCTTTGCTAATTCATTCAAGCTCCTTGTGTGCCAGGGGAGCCTGCAGAGGCAGATGGCTAGAGAAAAAGCCATTTCAGTTCCTTCTCCCTTTAATCCAATAAGGAGCAAAGGCAGATTGGATAAGATTCACTGAGCAATGAGGGAGCCAGTGTTTTGCTAACTAACTTTAAGTTCTAcccttcactttttcttctgtggCTTCATAAAGCTTAAACAACAAATCAACAGGTGATAGCATCTGCATGTTAGTTATACGAAAACACAAAAGCTAAAGGAGTCCTGCTTCTAGTAAAATATGGAGGAAGAATAGATTTCTGCCTCAAGATACCAAGCCACCTAATGCAATCCATTGCACTTTCAAGAATTAAATAGGCCACTATGCAAGAGTTCTGTCTAGTTACCCAGGTAATGAGGGTATGCACAAGGTTTGTGGAGTATTATCAGAGTAAGAAAGGAATAGTAAATGCCGCTAGGCCAACTGGCAAATCTCGAGAATAAAGCAAGCCAGAGGTATGCTCCAGGCAACCATCACTCCACTGGTTAGGATTTAACTCTGAGAACAGCTCAAACCTCACAGACTAGTCTCCTCAGTCTAGTCTTTGATTGCAAAAGGATGCAAACATGTTAAATAAAGTTAGAGAGTAACTAGACCAAGCCCTATGCCATGCCACAGAAAAGTCCGTTGAAAAATCACATGCCATTATTCTCTCATTGTAGAGAGTAATTATGAAGATTCAAGTAGTTCCAATTTTGTTAGGGTGCTTCCTGTAACCTTAAGTCTGTATATTTGTAATAGGCTTCTAATGCACACTGAAACAACCTCCTAGATTAAACACAGTCATGTCGGAAAACTGAGGCCTCTCACGCTGCAAACCTTGGCATGAAAGGTAGGAAGAATAATTCTGAGACCTATTTGCTTCAAATAAAACCACACATACCAGCCAACAAGCAATGGAGAGTTATGAAACTTAGTGAATACCttccatttttaaagagaaaaatctgtatgATAAGGGGAtgcatgtatgtgtacatatatgggTTTCTTAATAGAGAAGCAGAAGAGTAATAGCTTAACTTGTAGTAGCAAGCTAATTCAGGAGGACAGTATAGGAGAACATGATTTGGAAAGATTAATGACAAGCCATAAATTCAAACCAAAAAATGACTCCTTGTGCACAGAATTTATTTAGCGTAGTATAGTTTAGACCGTCCAAGACAACTAAGCAAACTCTGCTACAAAAAGGATGGATTTGAGCAAAATGTCATCTACTGCTGTATGCTTGCCTTGAAACAAGAATGAATGGTTTACACAAGATAAATGCTGCAAGTGCAGCTGGCTTAAGTGGAGCAGCTCCAGGAGGAAGCAGAGCACTTTAGCCACAAAGGAATTAAAGTGTGCAGAGTCCTTTTCACAAAACCACTGCCTAGTTTCATTCATTCATTGGTGAGAGAAGTAGATGCAGTGAGCTCTTCTCTAATGGCAAGAGTTAGTCTCCTTGTTTTCTAGGTTTGGAATATGTGGACAATAGACCACCAAAGTGCAAGTCTTTCTGTGCTTAATGTATAGATTTTAGCAACAGCAGCCTTCATGTGTTTATGAAATTTCTAAACTGCTCCAATGACCTCTTCATTACAGGTGGCCTAGGACCACAGAaccatattttcagaaataattaccCTGCAATCTAGTCTTTGACACAGTTCCTATCATTGTTGTGAATCCTCCTGAACTCCAAGGGACACAGAGACACACAACTACTGATGCACAGAACAGAAAAGAGGCCAAGGGCAGGCAGCACACAATTCCAGACACTTAAACATTTATTTGGCACTTTAGTATATATTTCTTAAACATAAAAACCAACATTCAacagctgccagcacagaaaagaaaggcaacaCAAGTGTGCATATATGAATACACTCCAGTAGCACGGCACAAAGGTGAAGGCCATGCCAAAGCCAGGACATCCTGCAGAATTCTCTACTAGCTCAGCCTGCTCTGAGACCAGGCCCTTGCTAGGTCTTCACATCCAGGAGGAAAGGACAGGAATCCCACAGCCAAAAAATGAAATTCCAGTCCTGAAATGAATCCTGATGATCTCCTGGTAGACATGGTGGCATCTGAGTTTCTCCTTAGCATCCAAGTTAAGTTCTCTCCAGGTGTCTCCAGTAGCAAAGCTGAACTTCAGCAAGTTCTCCCTGATCATATACTTCACCTGAGTTAAGGGCATGAGAAAGACTCCTTTCTGAGAGGATATTTACTAGGGGCTTgatatattaatttcttttccttctgatatCTCCATCTGCAATTCTCACAGCCAGGACAAACCTCACGTGGGACATTCTCTGTGAATGTCATAGCAGGACATGCTCCTTGGGCACCACCCTGCTTCCTAACACGCACCAAGTCAGACATGCCACCCAGTGGTGAGTGCCTTGTCaatacaattattaaaaatctgaaacCATCAAAGCAgctaaaaccaaataaataactTCATGTTTCTATTCAGTTTTCCTGCTGGATTTCAGTAACCTATCACTtgagtttgtgtgtgtatgtatacatatgatCTGTATGCATACATGTATTTAGACACACACAGATAGATCTATGAATATAATACTATATGGAGAGCTCATAAGGTGTATGTGCattaaattttacaaattatCATACactcactgttttattttttgcttaagCTTAAAATGGCATGTTTGAATTTCTGTTTCAGGGCAAATACCCCCATCCTTCCAAAAAACCCCTCAGTTATTTCAGTTCCCCAAATCTCTGAAATTACTTCTTATGGCCTAGTTGGCTTTAGACTAATTCAGAACTTTTTCCACCTCATGGAATCTTCTGAAGAGAGAAGCcttctgaaacaaagaaatagGCTCTTGCCCATGGGGAGGAGGTGGACCTGAGCAGCACTGTGATACTTCTGCAGGGGAATAAAAAACTGGAGGTGCTTTCTTGAATTGAAACTTCCCTTTTTCATCTGCAAGTTGAAGGTATGTCCTGAAGTGTCTCACAGGCCTGGCTATGCATCCATTCAGGGCTGTGTTAGCTGGCAGAAATCAGGCACCTACGGAGATACAGACAACAATTGGGGAAGTTATAAGAAGCAATACAATACCCATCCTGAGGTACAGCTCTCTATTTTAGAATTAATCATCCCATCATCACTAAAtaaaggggagaggggaaaatgctGATGGTGTTGCTAGGACGGTTAAAGGAGTGCCTTAACACTCCACTAGCTCAGCTTCGGGACATGATGTGcaaacaacacaaaatacaaaagagaagaaaatccatgTTGCTCAGATAGgagaaaattaagtatttaaagtCAGGGAACCAATTTCAAAGGACAGGGATGGTAGCGTTCCTGGCTTTCTTCTCCTCTAATCATTTAGGACTATTCATTCAAAATGGGTACATGAACCCATCCAGGCAATGGGTCAGAGTTTCTGTTTCAGGGTCCTTACACCAAAGGGGATGGAATAATCTCCatgcagtgttaaaaaaaaaaaaaacaaaaaaacaccaaaccaaaaaacaaacccccaacaCCGCCCCCCCCACTTCTGAGGAGTCATTAACTAGAGCAAACAAACAATACTTCAAGGACCCTGCTCTGACATTCTAGTTTGCTTACTTTCAGTGAGAGCAGAATGAACTATCAGACCTCTATAAGACAGAACAGCTGCAAAACACAGGCACAAATGAGCAGCACATCAGCACATACAGACTGACAGCAGGGTTTAATACACATAGAGTACAAGCTTATTTCCAGGAGAAAAAGCATGTAACACTGCCATGCTGTGGCATTTGAGACTttaggaggaagaacagaagcaaatTAGTGGGATACATCACAATCTTCACTTTAGGCTTCCGTTTGAAGATTTAGttagattattttattattctaagAAGTCGCTCatttaattacagattttatttctctgttttctgagtACTACTCACAGCCCAGCTGTCTTCCCTCCATGTTCTTTGTTCAAGGCACATAATGTTATAGTGCCAAAACAATTTTGAGAACTTGAAGGGAAAGAGTCAAAGCAAGACCTCGAAACTTTCACTGCTGCTAAACAGTGTGTTGCCAGAAGGGCTTGGAAATGGGTGTGTAATGAAGCCAAAAAGGGCTGTCCATAATCTGGGTACTTTCAGCAATAAGTTTCTTCCTTTGTGTTACAAACCcaatgcagcatttttttttcctcaccactTAAACATTTGATCCTAGAACAGCtacaaaaatgaatttattttcaaggTGAGTGTTCTGAAAAAACGAAACTTGCTACAGGaccataggataattcaggttggaagggacttcaggaagTCACCTCATCCAACTTCCTACTCAAAGCAggtcagctatgaggtcagaccaggttactcaggtCTTATCctgtctggtcttgaaaacctccaaaggaTAGAGGCTATATAATTTCAGTTTCCACCACCTGTGAGGAGACAGTTATACAACAGTGGATTGTAAGCTTTTGCATTTTACTGCAGAGAAATAACATTAATTGGGATGTAAAATATCATAGAAGACTGTCTGAAACATGGCTTAATCAATTTGTAGGTTTCAATCACTACTAAGTTGGGACAAGTTAACTCCTCTCTTCCTTATTCCATTTGTTTGATGCTGGACCAACCTCCCCCCAACATTCTTAGTCATAGAATTAGACATTTAATCTGTGTTAAAGATGCCTTTGGGAGGCTCTTACCTTCATTCAGATGAACTCTGATGACTTCATCAGGATTTTTTCTGCAAGTTCTTTGGTTGTTCCTGAACCAAAAATGACTTTTTGTCTGATTAGAAGAATGTAACGGTGAAATCAAGCTTGGAGGCAGGAACTCAGGCAGCCACAGGCAAACATTAAAATGGCAGGATGTCGTAGGAGATAAATTGGCTTCAAGATCAATTTTTAAGGTGGAGTCTAATGACCCTCGAGAGATTGCTGAGATTTTGCCAAAAAACCTTTGAATAGCAAGCTATTTGGAAGGTACATTTTCCAATCAGAGCTTAAAAATCAGACAGGAAACTTTCACTAGGGACTGTCAGATATTCAGCTGAGTGCACAGCTGCTCAGCATTAGCAAATATAAGGAATACTTTATAGACTGTGTTAAGGTATCACACTACAAACTGTTTCCACCAGTGCTGAGCATGCATTAAAAGTCACCGCAGGTACCAGAATCTACTGCTGATTCTGAGCAGTTTGTTCAGTTTGTGAAAGCTGACTTTGTGAAAGCACTGATGAGAAAATCCCCAGAACCTTCTGGGTGAAAAAAGCTGAGGTGCTGGGGAAGATAGTGACCTCAGGAAGGCAAAAATAACTGGGAGCGTAGAACTGGCCCTCAGCAGGAGCTTTGGTGACTTCAAGAATTTGTTTTATAGGTCAGTacagttttaaaatttcagtgcttAGCTGTTGATCACTGGTTTGTTTAGACAATGACTTACATAGGCTTCATTATCTTCTCCACACCACTCAGTACAGAAATTTTGCACTCTCTGCATGGACACTGTGAGTCAAATTAGTTATACTTAAATTGACAGATGCAAAATTTGGTCTCTACACCTGCCTttgaaagagaataaatattGCCCACTGCAGACAGTATATCTGGCTCCATGACCAACGTAATACTCAAAGCAAGCTATACAGATAGTCAACATGACGCAAAGACAgacatatatctatatgtatgtgaaagagagagagagacaaatgcCAACACTGACTTAATTAAATGTGTCTCAATACCTCCTTCTGGAACTACATATGTATGGATTCTGGGGATCTAATTTCAAAAGCAGTATTTGCAGCTCCGGCTTCTTATGCCAAAGAGCTGACAGTGCAGCCATGTTTCTGGTACATGGAAGTCAAATATCTCAGTTCGCAAATCTTCTATTCAATTAAATATTATCAAATACatcttcagattaaaaaacaaaagaataaaaaggggAAACTACAAGTATATGATTCCTGCCCTTATATATGGACCCCGCTCTAAACAAGAAAAATTTCATTAGGAACAAATTAGGGGTGGAAACAGAGCCCAGAATTTAAGTACTGTCTGGTAATCGTTTTGTCTGAATACATAGTCTGTAATAGCTTTTCTTTGCATCCACTGGGGACTCCGATAATGAAACTGGAGCTTAAACACATTCCTTTATTTTTCGGAAAAGAAGTATTTCTATTCCTTCAATCCAGGAATTCTGATCCATACACCTCCGCACAAAAGCCCTCCCATATTTTTACTCCCGTCTACTGTACAGCTGCTGTGGAAACTCCTGAACAGAAAACAGTGAGCAAATATGTGCAACATAAAGCTGGACTGTTACTCCACCTGAAAGAAATGATAGGATTCactgtgttcctcgggctattCTACCAGTGGCCATGAATCTACTAAGAGAGAGATTAAATGGAAaaaactagaggagcaaaattaATTTGGCACACATTCTTGATAAACAGTACCACTGTTTGtgttattttgtctttctttgttCCTCCAGTACAAATTTTCatcactgcagctctgctggctctGCTTGTGTCAATGCAGAAGGTTCTTCCTTCCAATACATCTTTTGCTTTCCATCTCTTCTTATTTAGTACCTCAATTGTAGTATGATTTTTGGAATGAAAGGTGGTACGTAAAAGGTCATGCACTGCATAAAAGCCACATTGTAAGGCATCTGCACTGGTTCCAGATTCAATTGTACAAGTCACTTTTATTCTTACCATGCTGCCACAGAGGGAAACCCCACATATACAGCTTACCATGCTGGGGTGTATCTCTGAATGGTTCACAGTTACTGTTTGCCCTCCAACCACTGAGACTACAGCAATTGTTTTACAGGTGGGTCCACTGCATGACAAAGTCGATTCTGGGCTAAATGCTAACCCAGGCCACAGTCCAGACCATTTAACACAGCTAATCACATAATGGGTTTCAAATTAAGGACAGGAGATGTGAGATGAGGAATCCTAGTACTTGCGTTGATCACTCAGTCAACACATATCAGACTTGCAAGAACAAAGTCATCCAGCTAGTCCTCATTTTAATTTGAGCATATATAGTCCTTGACTCCTCTCAGGTTAAATAGTTCTCTTCTGGATGTCCCATTGAATATATGTAGCTAACCAATCTTTTCACAGATGGTTTAATACAGCTGCACAGAGAGTTATGAAGGCAATAAAACACAGTGGAATACCGTATTGAGAACAAAGCTATAAGAGGATATTGGTAATTGTTATTACTTAATATTTGCTGATTAAAACCTTCATGGCCTAGTTGACAGAGCTAGATcgccaaaaagaaaaagaacagaaacgtCTTAGaataagagacaacaaaatctGTCAGAAGAGTTAAAAACAGACAAGATGCACATCCAAGCCAATGAATAGTTATTGACAAAGCACTGTTCGCATGCATGTTAGCAGTCACAGAGATCAAATCTTAGCCTTTGTAAGTAACCAACCTGTTGCTGCCCTTCACTTcatccagctccttctgcagtctggcactcttctcctcttcctcctgaagCTTCCTCTTTACCACACGGAGCTCCTGCTGGGCTTCACACTTAATATCATTGGCTACAACCACTGCAGTCTGCAGATCAGCTTGAAAACGCCTCCACTCTTCTGTATCTTCCTAGAAAGAGCAATTAGAACCCCAAACTGTTTGCTGTACAATGCACCTACTTGAGCTGAGCACTTAATTATTGATCTCTCTTTCAGTGATTACAAGCGACCAGGATTTTGCCACAATTTCAAAATGATGCCGAGGTCAGACTAAATTCTTGCCTCTTTACACAGTACCGACGAGATCGCCAGAGAAGAAGTTGATGTTAAGCTCTCCACTCCAATACAAAAAGTACAATTAAAGTTCTTCCTATAGCTATTGATTATTCAGACTTGCGATACTACTACAAGCACTGTTGCTGGAAAGAGCTCATTGCTACTGATGATTCAAGATGAAGGAATGGCTGTTCCAAAGTAGAAGTTCATAGGTAGAAAAAGCAAAAGCGATTTTTAAAGGATGTATTATATTTTTCCTTCACAGGCAAAGAAACAGCTAGAAATGAGTGAAGAGAACGGAGAAGGAAAGGATGTAGAAACAACTTTCTACAATTGTTATAGAAAAATACAATGCTTCTCTTAAATCCAGTATTGCAATAAAAGCTTAGCTTAGCTTTGTCATGGAGTCTAAGCCTTACCTTCATTTGCTTAGTCAGAGCCTTCAGCTGCCTCTCTGTATCTTGTTTTTGTGCTTCTAGCTTCATTGCTTTACCTAGGaacagtaaaaaagagaaaagcttatTAAACATATAAGGGCAAGGGTGAAAAGTGAAAAtgggagggcagagcagcctATTTGGTTTTGCCTCTAGTAATGCCACTAAGACTAAACTGAAATTAAGGTACTCTGTCAATGATCAGGAATGGAATCAACAGTATATTTGTTACTCAATCATCTCTGAAACAGGTCATTATTTTGAGGCATTAAACCAGACTTTTAAATTCACACGTGCAGGATCACTTACTCGGCACAGACACCCCTGGAGCACTCGATGCAGCACTGGCAAGCGAAACGTGCCGCTCATTCCACCAGGTGGCAGCTCCCCTTCCACAACGCGACAGCAACCCCGACTTTACAGCTCTTACTAGAGCTTCTCCCTAAAAGCTCTTTAAAAGGCCAATCATTCCAGTTTCTAGAAGGCGCAATACATCCTTCGCTGAAGAATGAGGCTTGGAGACTGTCTCTAATATTATTTCTATAGCACTAACTGTTACAATAGTGACTTTTGTGCACGAACAGAAAGATTGGACAAAATTGGAATATTTCTAAAGTGAGGCTGTTGTCACACATATCAAGACATGCCTCCTCCTCCCTGTTGCAGCCATAACCGAACCTCCAGAATAAGTTCACTTAAATCCTTTTTTCAGCTCCACCTACTTTCTAGGTCACTGATGAGCTGGTTATTGTGAAGTTTTATAGCACGATGCTGTTCCACCTGGTCCTCCAACTCAAAAATGGtctctttcaggttttttatatctgcttcattttctgatgttttttcctgcagcttctgGCTGGTTCTGCTCAGTTGCTCAGCCTGCCGGTCACACACCTCCTTCAGCTGACCACACTCATTCTCAGCCTGGAATGGAGGAAAGAAAGCTGCaagtctgtctttatttcttaacagATATCACTCATTAGAGATTTTACTGGGTATCTCATGGACTTAAGAATTGTGTTCTAAGCATTGTAAACCTGAAACCTGAATCCTGAATTTCAATGCTAATGAGACAGTTTCAGGAAATATAGATGAGCTATGAATGTCAGTTTTCTTTCCCAGTCATAAAGGTAATAAAACAAGATgctagaaaggaaattaaattttctaTATGATGACCATAATTCCAAACCAATCTCTGCAGGTAATGAACAGAGAGGAATGATATTGCTGGAAAGCTCCACATCTGTTCATGTATTACATTATGAAAGCAATATCACTGCCTTAGGGCCAAGATGACGATCAGTTTGTCCACATTAACAATTTTACTGCTTTTACCATGTGCATTTTCAATGGATTGTGAAAACATACGTAGTAGAGCTAGCTCCTGCAGATAAGTATATTTTCTGGATATAGGACATCTGGAATTACTGAAGAGGGAATCTGCTGCACTTCAGTTTGTTGGCTCAGGCCCACAGATCTATGCTTCCAGGTTTGGGGGAGATCTCAGAGTACGAACAAGTTATGGAAAAGCAAGGTGTAGGCTGCCAATTCAGTGAGTAGCACTGGCACAGCCTGACTGAAGGGCAGCCTTACAGAAGCCTGTGGTCTTGTTTGGGTGTCACAAATAGCCAATGATTCAAAACAGCTTAATTTGAGGGAAAGGAGgagtaaaaagaaggaaatcttTTCTGTGGTTTCAAAACCAAGCAATAAAAGTTTGGTACAGAGTCTGAGCACTCAGcagtttttcatttattcttcatAAACTGCAGCTCTAGCAAGCACTTGGGAGCTTCCTCTACTAACTCCATTTGCTGTGGTCACCTATTTAAGCTGAAAGGACATCTGGATTTTCTAAATCACTCAAATCATGGAGGTACTTTTTGGCAATGCTCTCTTCCTCTGCAACTAGCCAATTTTACCGTGCTTCTCATGATCCCTTCCCCATACAGGAAAGGCTGCACACACTGACTATCACTCTTTCTGCAGTGGTAGGACATAATCACTGGCTTGTGCTTTATTAACACTTGTTCTACGATGCCTCACATTTCAGGTCTCTTCTCAACATCCAGGATCACACAGAAAATAGAAACAGTAATTGACTTAAGCTTGCTTGGAGACTACCAAATAAGGCAGAGAAAAATTGttctaaaataaatctttttttgcCAGTACTTTACCTATTGCAAAACAGAATACTTCAGTTTTGTAAAAATATGTTAGCTTTATGAAAAGAATCTCATCTGGAGCTTGACCGTGCATCATTAGTCATGTTGCTGTAAATGCCAGCTTCTCTGAGCATTAGCTCATGTCCTTGTGTTCTCATGACCAATGACACCTATAGTGCACTACTAATTAATCATGATTAATTATTCATAATTTAATATTCACTGCTAACTACTCATGCCCTTCTCTATCTGGATTACCAAGTGATTTTCACTAATATTTGTTCACATAATATCGAAGTAATTTTTTATTGACCTGTTCTCTTGCTCCAATTTTGATAAACACAATTCTATTTACCAAAACAGTAAATTCTGCAGAAGATATTAGGGGAAATTAGTTTTGATTTTATAAACACAACTATGCTCACGGTTATTCCTGGGAAAATATGCatacagcagcagaaacagagaCAATATCATAGGACCCCAGCTTCCATTCAAAACTAATTAATGCAATTTAAATCTTGGAAACTTATAATCAATGGCTCAATAACAATCTAAAGACCAACAATTATCTATTTATGGAAGGACAGATAAACAACCATTATATTTTACAGCTGTTACTGCGTTACCTTAGAAAGCAGGCCCTGAATGTGCTTCAGTTCACTGTTTGCCTTCAGCAGCTCCTGTTTAAGCTCAGTGCAAGATGCTTCTAACTGATCCTTTTCTGCATGGGCTACTTTCAGCATCTCTTGCACCTCAGAGCTGTCAGTAGTACATCCCATCGCATTGATTTCTGCGGCCTTTTGTTTCTCACTCTCTAACTGAGTTTTGAGAGAGCCATTCTCAATTTTTAGACCTTCTAAGGCAATTTTACAGTCCTCCAGAGTTTTTGTCACTGTGCTATTGCTCTGCTGTTCCACTTCTAGAAGTTTAAGcagcttctcattttcttctctcagGCTTTTAATCACCTGCTGGGCATCTTGATGTTCCCTTTCTAAGCTTCGTAGGCTGCTGGTTAACTGTTGCTGAATGTTGAGCAATTTCTCTCTTTCAAATTGTGCTTTTTCAAGAACTTCTGCACATTTCTGTTCCAGTTCAAGGACCTTCCCCTCCTGAGCTCTGCTTTCTTCATTCTTGGATCGCTCTTGGAGGAGAGTcattagcttttcattttcttggttCAGCTGTTCTGCTCTGTCTCTATGTTGATGAAAGGAAGTCTCCAGGAGAGCTTTCTCTTCCACCagcttctcattttctgctgtCAGCTCCTGCACCATTTGCTGTTGATCCGACAGCTCCTGCAAAGTGGCTTgtaattcttctgctgtgctgtggTGATTCTCCTCCATTTTTTGTATTCTCTCTGTAAGAGATGCAACAGAAAGGTCACTAATATTGTTTGGAGAACTTCCTGTAGTGGAGCATTTGGAACCTTTGAAATGGTTGCTGTTGGAGGATGTTGGCCTGGAAGGTACATCTGCTATATGTTCAAAATCAGATGCATCAGGTGACAAGGAAGCTTTAGTTACATCACTGCTGGAAGAACCTGAATTGCGCAGTGCACCCCCATTCACATGCTGCCTGTGCTCATCCATTTCACCTCTCGACACATTTTTTGATGGGCTTTCAAAACTGGATTCTTGGGTAGTTGGGGTTGGGAGGCTGCTGTCACCTCCACTGCTTGTTGTTGTGTCTGAGAGAGGTGAGTTCTCCAGATAAAGcagtttctctttcaaaacacGATTTTCTTCTCCTAGGCTAGCAAGCTCTTTTTGAaaagtcctgtttttttcctgaagggtCCTTATTAATGGATCTATG
This is a stretch of genomic DNA from Calonectris borealis chromosome 19, bCalBor7.hap1.2, whole genome shotgun sequence. It encodes these proteins:
- the SPECC1 gene encoding cytospin-B isoform X2, giving the protein MKSTARPWSATAKQGSHGVDRGKLLSTSSTGMKTSKSSTSLAFESRLSKLKRASSDDMLTKPGVAAASGVSRLKKTITTGAISELAESRLKPSTGTVSAARRTGIPAPREISSSVSRERAVLRGQTNTRKTQPSPTSSGTPTPTKHVRPTSKSKQENETGDKAVLESQVKELLAEAKTKDSEITKLRCELKKCKEKGSLNAEGMGASNQNLETVSPVDIDPLIRTLQEKNRTFQKELASLGEENRVLKEKLLYLENSPLSDTTTSSGGDSSLPTPTTQESSFESPSKNVSRGEMDEHRQHVNGGALRNSGSSSSDVTKASLSPDASDFEHIADVPSRPTSSNSNHFKGSKCSTTGSSPNNISDLSVASLTERIQKMEENHHSTAEELQATLQELSDQQQMVQELTAENEKLVEEKALLETSFHQHRDRAEQLNQENEKLMTLLQERSKNEESRAQEGKVLELEQKCAEVLEKAQFEREKLLNIQQQLTSSLRSLEREHQDAQQVIKSLREENEKLLKLLEVEQQSNSTVTKTLEDCKIALEGLKIENGSLKTQLESEKQKAAEINAMGCTTDSSEVQEMLKVAHAEKDQLEASCTELKQELLKANSELKHIQGLLSKAENECGQLKEVCDRQAEQLSRTSQKLQEKTSENEADIKNLKETIFELEDQVEQHRAIKLHNNQLISDLESKAMKLEAQKQDTERQLKALTKQMKEDTEEWRRFQADLQTAVVVANDIKCEAQQELRVVKRKLQEEEEKSARLQKELDEVKGSNRLTAEEVESLEADTTNRWQGVCISRASPTPSESAATVKSLIKSFDLGCSGSTGQNITVHKVPRSPLSGIPVRTAPAAAVSPMQRHSVYNNAKPASKGVARHTDLSDLPLADLLKGRNEDLKPDHYLRKSPSLESLSKPPMAFSSRMLTSTPSSLKPQSKLSVERKDPLAALAREYGGSKRNALLKWCQKKTEGYPNIDITNFSSSWSDGLAFCALLHTYLPAHIPYQELNSQDKKRNLLLAFQAAESVGIKPSLELSEMMYTDRPDWQSVMQYVAQIYKYFET
- the SPECC1 gene encoding cytospin-B isoform X5 — protein: MKSTARPWSATAKQGSHGVDRGKLLSTSSTGMKTSKSSTSLAFESRLSKLKRASSDDMLTKPGVAAASGVSRLKKTITTGAISELAESRLKPSTGTVSAARRTGIPAPREISSSVSRERAVLRGQTNTRKTQPSPTSSGTPTPTKHVRPTSKSKQENETGDKAVLESQVKELLAEAKTKDSEITKLRCELKKCKEKGSLNAEGMGASNQNLETVSPVDIDPLIRTLQEKNRTFQKELASLGEENRVLKEKLLYLENSPLSDTTTSSGGDSSLPTPTTQESSFESPSKNVSRGEMDEHRQHVNGGALRNSGSSSSDVTKASLSPDASDFEHIADVPSRPTSSNSNHFKGSKCSTTGSSPNNISDLSVASLTERIQKMEENHHSTAEELQATLQELSDQQQMVQELTAENEKLVEEKALLETSFHQHRDRAEQLNQENEKLMTLLQERSKNEESRAQEGKVLELEQKCAEVLEKAQFEREKLLNIQQQLTSSLRSLEREHQDAQQVIKSLREENEKLLKLLEVEQQSNSTVTKTLEDCKIALEGLKIENGSLKTQLESEKQKAAEINAMGCTTDSSEVQEMLKVAHAEKDQLEASCTELKQELLKANSELKHIQGLLSKAENECGQLKEVCDRQAEQLSRTSQKLQEKTSENEADIKNLKETIFELEDQVEQHRAIKLHNNQLISDLESKAMKLEAQKQDTERQLKALTKQMKEDTEEWRRFQADLQTAVVVANDIKCEAQQELRVVKRKLQEEEEKSARLQKELDEVKGSNRQKVIFGSGTTKELAEKILMKSSEFI